agggggaaaaaaaacaaccctgaaccCGCCCCTTGCTTTGCTGGAAGCCGCGGGGTGAGAAACGAGCTCTCCTCGCAGGCCAGCAGCCTCCGTGCTGCGGGCTGAGCCCGGATTAATAGCTCGGTCCACAGGTCGCTTGGATACAGCCTCTGCCGAGATGGGGAGCCTTGCTCAGGCACAAATTGCTAAATAATCACTGCAGAGGGGTTGCCAGCCACTGCCCAGCGCTGGCAGGCGTCTGGCTGCACATTGCAAACCCCTCACACAGCTCAAAggcctccatcctcctcctcctcacttggCTTTGCTCAAGAACCGCCCTGGCCATGCCAAGCTGGGCGCCAGAGCCATGCCCGCTCTTGGCCGCTGGCCCACACGTGCTTCCGACAGCAAATTAAACTCCCTGTGTGAGCAAGTCTCAAGCCACAGAGTAAAAAGTGGCCGGCGGGGGCTTGGCCGAGTTGCCCTCCACGTCCCgctcccaggggctggggcagagccacGTCGGCTGGGGCTCGCAGCGTGGGGTGAATCGCCTTCCCATGGTCCCAGCCCGGCTGGGATGCGGGGATGAGGCTGGAACAGCAGGGCTGTGCGCCAGGAGATGCTGCCTGTGCAGGGTGGGAGCCCAGCACCCAAACCCAGCAGCACCCCGACGTGCCCCCATCACCCAGACAGCACCAGGGCCGACGTTCTTCCCCGAGTGCTCTGCAGAAGGGGCACACGAGGGTCTTCTCCTCCCCCAGGACCTGTTGCTGCCCCCCGCCAATGAGCCCATCAGCGGGGTTGGGGTGAGATGAGcttcccagcaccccaaaacatGCCACCACGGTGGGGGGGGCCGCTGAGACCCAGCATCATCACAGCTCTCCAAACCCACTCCTCTCGCACACAAGCAGCTGAAGGGATTAACGAGGATTATCCTCTTGTTCCCCACTCCTCTGTCAAGAGGAGAATAAACGTGACAAGGTGCTTCCAGCTTCAATTTTATGCTCTCGACCCAGGCGCCGGCTCCATGATACCATtcctggggtggggatggggctcCAGGGCTGGACCAGCcgcccccatcccctgcccaaAGCCTGCGAAGGTCCCAGGGCTGCAGTGGGGAATCAAAAGGGCTGATGTCACCTCTGCGGGCTTGAACgcaccctgtccctgtccccatccttgtccccatcctgccAGCATCCCCACGCAGATCTCTGCCCAGGTTTGGGGTGTCTCTGCTTGCACTCCCCCCCGAGTTTGCACAGCATCCATCCTGCAGGGTCCAGGCTGAGCCGTAGCCCTGGGAatcacagctctgcagcacaatttTACAGCATCATTTTAAGCTTTATGAGGCCTTATCATGCCCATGGGAGGTTTACCTGAGTGGCGAGGCTGCCTCTGAGCCTCAGGCAGCACCagtccctcagcctcctcctgccctgtgtCCCTCCTGCCCTTAGTCACCTCCTACCCCATGTCCTCCATCTCTCCTCCACCCCTTCCATCTCCTGACCCCTTCCATCCCCTCCacatctcctccatcccttccaTCTCCTGACCCCTTCCAAACCCTCCacatctcctccatcccttccaTCTCCTCCAACTCCTTCACATCTCCATCCCTTCCATTTCCTCCACCTCTCCTCCACATCTCTTCCATCCCTTCCATCTCCTTCACATCTCCTTCAGCCCTTCCATCTCCTCCAACCCCTCCACATCTCCTCCATCTCTTCCATCTCTTCCatctcctccacctctcctccatctcttccatctcctccacctctcctccaccccttccatctcctccacatctccatccctccctgggcagcaggttCCTCCTCTTCCCCCGGGCCAGGATCCTGCTGCCCCAACCTTGCTGGGTGCTTATTTTGGTGTGAGCCACCCATGCAAGGTCTGCTCCCCGCTTTGCAGGGTCCGCTCCCCCCCGACTTGCTGCAGTTGCACTAtaatttccctttccttcctcctcgcCTTGCCCAGCGCTGCTGTAATTTCCCCAGCGCCGCACCCACATGCATTAAACATGCCCATAAACAACATTGCTGGCTGCCGGCGCACATCTGGAGGAGAGGGCTGGAGATTACAGCCGGCTGCCGGCATCCGCCAGTGGAGAGGATACAGGAAAAGGGGGGAAATCAAGCCATCAGGtggtaaataatatttttttttaaaaatcagggaaaaaaagatatcAGCACAAGCCCCATCAAACGTCAAAGAGACCGTTTTTATTTGCCATCAAAATAAAGAtgtaaattggaaaaaaaaaaaaaaacaaaaccaaaaaaatgacCAAGGTCAGCTCAAATGAAGGCAGAAGAGATCCATGCGCCATGAACTGCGGgaagaaaccaaagaaatatagaaaaataaaaatcaaagaggaggaggaggaggaaggctccATCCCCTAGAGAGAATGGCCAAGGCTGAAGTGTAGAAAAATaaagagctggggagggagagcagaggagTCCAGCGCGGGGTCACAGCTCGCCCGACGTCTTTATGACGTGGAAGAGCGTGACGTTGTAGATGACCTGGTGGCCGTTGTTCCAGGTGTAGAGCACCCTCTCCCGCGGGTTGTAGTCCAGCATGGATATGTGGGAATACTGGTTGTGGAAGGGAATATCCGTGTATTCGTAGCTGGAAGTGTTTGTGTAGTAGGCAAAATAGATCTTGGCGCCGGCGAGGTGGGAGTTGGTGACGTAGAGCGTGCCGCAGATCATGAAGGACTCTCCGGCGCTTCGTTTGGGGTAACCCGTGTCCCAGCTACGCAGGACCTCCAGCGTCTGGGGGTCCACCCGGCTCACCACGATGTTGCCGGCGTTTTGGTTGGTGGTGTAGACGGCCCACAGCCCGCTCTCGTCCACCATGAAGTCGATGTCGGAGAAGCCACCCCAAGAATAAGGGAAGGTGTTGTTGTAGCCGGCGCCGGCGAGGCTGCGCTGCACCAGCACGCTGCGGGAGCGGAAGTGGTACTTCACCGCGATGTTACTCTGGTATTTGTTGTAGTAGAGGGACCCGTTGAAGACCACGTGGCCGGTGCCGGCCCAGGGATGCGGCAGGAGATGCTGCACGAAGTTCTGTCCCGTCACGAAGTCGTTCAAGGTCCGAAACTCCAAGACGCGGCGACCCTTGTAGTAACCGTCCATGTACCACACCTGCAGCGGGCTCAGGTCAGGGATGCCCAGCCAAAACGGGGCCCCCACCCCCATCAAGATGGGCTGCCAGGACAAACGGACACAGCCCACGTCCTGCCCAGCCCCCGCCAGCACGGGCAGCCCTTTACACTGCTGCCACGCGCCAGGACACGCAATTTTTCTGGCTTCCCTCTTCACAcatgttttctgctctttctgcagATCAAATGCCTGGCTAATTTTTAATAAGAGGGCGTGCTTCGTTAGCAACACCCAGACTGATTGAGTTCCCAGCCTGCCGAGACTCCCAGGAAGCTCCTGCCCAGCCTCCCGGCGTGGCAGCCCGGTTGCCTCCGTTAGCACTTGGCAGAGCTCCGCAGAGGCGGCGAGTGCCCCACACGCAACGGAGCAGAGGGTCTGCGCCCCGGCGAGCGTCGACCCGGGCACGGGCACCCCGGTGAGCGTCTAATCTGGGTGCACGGGCAGCGTGGGCAGCGTGCACCCCAGGGACGGGTCCCTGTGGAGGCACAGCCAGGAGGGATGCGGCAGCACGAGCCAGGCAGGTTTCAGGGGACACGGTGCCCGAGGAGTGCTGGGATTTCACAAAAATTCACAGCCAGCGTGCCAGAAGCGCTGCCCACCCACAAAATTCACCTCTGCTTGGGTCTGGGAgggttttggggaaaaataccCCGGAAAGAGCCACACAGGAGCCACGGGAAGtcctggcagggctgtccccaccCCCGTCCCCACGGGTGCCTGTGCCACTCACCCGGCTGTCGGCGCTGGGCGTCATCGTGTCGGTCATCCACGAGCCGAAGCGGGAGCCCGACGCTCGGATGGTGATGGGATTGCTGACACCCGTCAGCTTCCCGCAGCCTGGGGCGGGGACAGAGTTCGGGGTTAGGGGGGGGAATCCAGGACCACGACGTTGCCCAGCTCCCTCGGGTCCCGTGGGCATCACGCACCGAGTGGGGAGGAACCAGGGCTCCCCTTCACCCCAGGGACCTCCCAGGTTCTCGGGGGAcagggcagcaggatggggggtgCTTAAGGAAGAGGCACCACTGGGCTCTGGCAGCGATTCCTGAGCAAGGAAAGGCGGCTCTGCACAGATCCCAGGGCCCAgctgcacccacaaacacccGTTGGCATGTACCGGAGGACGCTGGGCTGCCggtattactattattattattattattattatttggaaGATATCAGCAGTGCAGCAAAACAGGAGGCCCAGCACGCAGGCAGAGCGCccggcagctgcaggcagcagcggcagcagcttGGATTCTCTGACAGGGGAAGCTGGCAGCATTGGCTGTCcgccctgcctgcacaggcaggaaCCCCGGGCATCCCGGCACGGGCAGGGACACTGCTGTGATCGGGGGACCTGGGTGCCCACCCAGAGCAGAGCCGAGGCAGGGGGGATCATACCCAGTTTTTGCATGCAGGCGTGCAGCCGCGCCTCCAGCATCAGCACCCGCTGCTGCAGCTCCTCGTAGTCGTAGGCCCCCATCTCCTCCTGGATGGCCAGCAAGCTCCCGGAGAGGTTCCTCACCTCCTCCTTCAGGTGCACGATCAGCCTCGTGTCCGACTTGTACTGATCCAGGACGGGCATCAGCGGCAGCAGCTCCGTCATCTTGTCCTTGAGCTCCTGTTTCAGGGGcgcaaggggaaaaaaaaaaacacctcccccttttaaatttaaaaattaatggagataaattaaaaaatttggATAAAGAGCGAACAGCCTGGAGTTGGTGCTCGCCCCCACGcctgctgtctgtctgtccatccctctGGGGGGAGCAAGGAGCCCTCCAGCACCCAGCGCCACAGAGACAAACGAGCCCTATTCCCCAGGTCAGTAATTAATAACAATTACAAGGCTTTGCATCTTCCAAGCTCCTGGGGAGCGGGAGCTAATGAAGCACCCGCAGCCGATGCCATCGCCTCGCTCCGCagagcaggatgcggccccgcTGCGGGTGAGATCCCCCACTCCGGTGGGGTGCTGGGCACGGAGCGATGGAGGGATGCAGGATGCTGCAGTGACGGTGCCGGGGGAATAAGAGCAACAGGTCCAGGGTTTAAAAATCTCCACTTATTTTAGCATAAGGAGATGGTTAAGATGCGCTTTGGGCACGGCCTGGAAGCACCCAGGTAAAGGCTCAGCACCCTGGATCAGCCACGATGGGCCTTGCTGGGTTTGTGCCCCGGCACGGTGGGGAAGCGGCGTGGGGGAGCTGGGCAATGAGCCGGCCCTGGCTACGAGCCGCTCCGCCGAGTCCCCTTCGCTCAAGGACGCTGTAAATCCACAGCCGGCACCTCTGTCCCGCTccacggcccccggccccgctcgccaGCCCACGGCTCAGTGGTTTTCCCCAGGAACAAGCCCGGCTCGCCAACGCCTTTCCTCCCTCCTGGTTTTTTCTCTCCGGGCAGCGTTCCCGGGCCGCCGTTCCCGTGGCTCGGCAGGATTGCAGCCCGGTCACGGGGCTCAGCATCTCCTGCTGTGATTAAACCAGCCGAGACATTTGCTGCGGCTCCGATGTTTAATCAATGTCTCGTCTCTGCAACTGTCAGCACCCAGCGTCCACCCGAGCATCCTCCAGCCCATTTCAGTGCCAAGAACCAGCCGCTCCCCAGACAGAAACACTCTTCAGCTGTCAGGATGAAGCCTTGAGGCTCCCAAAATAAACCAGTGCCCCAGCGGGGGGGTGGTAATGGGATTTCTTGGGGGCGCGAAGCcgctgcagcacaggcagagcgTTGATGCGCAGGCTGCATCGATCGGGACGCGGCGCTGACGGCTGCCACCCGTCAGGTGGAAATCGTGGCTCTGGCAGGGAAGAGCcgctttttgtttaattaaaggTGTCGATTCGCAGCTAGATGGGCTGGGAATTGGCCATCCCTGCTGTCCTGCCACCGGCACAGCTCCCCCCACAGCACCTGGATGTAGCCCCAGGTCGCTTTGCCCTGCGTGACCGGGCACCCGCACGTATCCTGCACGTGCCACGGGGATGCTCAACCCTGGGACCACCCCAGGGATGCTCGACCACCCAAAAGCACGACCCCTCCCAGGGATGCTCGACCACCCAAAAGCACGAACCCTCCCAGGGCGCCCACCCCCATCGTAGCATCATGCGGCACCATGCCCTCGGGGGGGTGCTGCCCACGGGGTGTGAGAGGCatcggggtggggaggggggggcgcagGCTCACCTGGAAGCTCTTGGCGTTGAGGCTCTTCTGGCTCTCAGCAGCCACCTTCAGCCTGGAGTCCAAACCCTTCATCAGGGACTCGGTGTTGCGCACGTACTGGAGGTCCCGGTAGGTCCGGAGGTCCAGCACCTCCATCGACTGGGAGATGTTCTGCACCTGCATggcgggatgggggggggtgATAAAGCCCTCGGTCTAATTAACACAGCCCCCTGCTGCTAACGAAGAGGCCTGAGCTGGAGAAATTTGGGGTGCAGAGgcagagaggggatggggaagggagagcagcccccaggaCCAGCccgggggtgctggtggggagtccccatcccggtgtccccatccccagggagccaGCGGCCGAGCCGCTCCCCGCTCCGCCACGCTGGCGTTTATGTAAACGCTTGCGAGAAAACTCTTCCCCCTGCAGCTTTAATGtataaaatgatgcattttactCATCCTGCTTCAgctgttatttgtttttttaaaccacccGAGCGCACATTTCCCAGCCTGGTCTATGAGCTTTCCTTCTTTAATTTCATCTGCCGCAGCCAGCaaagttattttatttccatgcttTCAAATGACGCGAACGTGACCATGTTCCTCAAGcggttatttatttattagcgCCAGCCCCGCTGGTATTTACGGTGCTACCGCCACCTCAGAAGGGAGCTGCATAAGAGGCGTTTTTGCAGCACGTTATAATAAAAGTTTAATCGGGTTTGCGGTGTGCCCGCCCGTGCGGATGTGTAAAAACCAGGGAGAAATTAAATGAGCTCTGCTCAGGCTCACGGCTCTGCACCGTGGGGAGGGGAATGCTAATGGCTTCTGCCGGCATCGCTGCAGAGCCCACGGGAAAGGGGCTGGGAGCGTGGAAACCCCCGTGAGAACCCACCTGTCCCCTGTGCGGAAACCACCCGGGCTCCATTAAACACCATTTGGCTCACGGATAAAGCCCGTTTGGGATTTCTCTCCGGGCTGATTTCATCCCCGCGGGCTCAGTACATGCGGCGAGGCCACGGCCACGTGCTGGCGGCGCCACGGTGAGGCCCTTCCCACCGGCCACGCGGGAGGACACCAACGCTCCCTGGCGCAGCGGGATGCCGGAGCATTGAGGACGCTCGTCCCGGCGAACAGCGAAGGAACCGCGAATCCCAAGGGAAGGGGACGAGCCCGTCCCACCCCGCCGGGGGCTGCACCCACGCCGGAGGGGGATCCCCCACCGCGGAGGTCCACGCTGCTGGGTGTGTGCATCCTCCCACGCTCAAATTAATGACAACATTAGGCCGGTAACGGCAATTAGCGCTCACCTTCTCCATGAGCTGGCGGAGCTGGTGGCTGCGCAGGTCGCGGGAGCACGTGCCCTGGACGGGGATGACGGCCGTGCAGAGGCATTTGCCGTCGGGGGCTTGCGCCGAGGTGTAAACCTGCCAGCCCTCGTCGGGGCTCTGGAAGAGGGTctgtgggagagaggaggggagatgTCAGGGCCCCCGAGCACGCTGGAGCCGCTCGCCCGCCTGTGTCAGGCTCCCCACGCGTGCCCAGGCTTCCCCAAAACTGCGGCAAAACGCCGGAGCATCCTTCCCTCCTGCTGactcctggctgggagaagccggCAAGGGAGCAACGTCCCGGCACCAGGATGAGCCCAGCGGACCCTGAGCCGTTGCTGTTGCCGTCTCCATCCCGGCGTGGCGCCGGCAAAGCCCGGTGTGAGCACATCCCGCCACGGCACAGCCCCGCGGCCCTGCCCTGCTCGCCGCCACCTCCCATGTAGCTCCTCCAAAACCCGTTCTCATCCCATCAGCTCTGAGCCTCTTtgcatttttccctccttttgggTTTTTATCCaggttatttaatatttttccccctctccaaGACTCATTTTGCCGCAGTGACCTGCTCCAGATACAGAGATTTCAGCTTCCCAGCGGGTCCCGCGCCGGCTGCGGGATGGGAGAGAACGATGAAACGCTCTTCATCATCTCCCACCAGCCAGCTCCgcatccctcctcttcctcccgcagACCCAGACTAGTGTTATTTCCCACTAATTGAGCTGATTAGGCAGGAATTTCCTCCGCCTTGGCTGTCTCATCCCTCGAGGGGAGCAGAGCTACGAGTACAAACAGCTAATTCCTTCCCCTCCAATTTCAGGTGCCTTTGACAGCAGCAGGGAAACACCAGCACATCCCTGCCCGGGTGGGCACCCGATGGGCCCCCAGATGGGCACCCAGGGGGGTACCTGGGCATCCCCGGCCGGCTGAGTGCCCCACCACCCTTGAAAAGCTGATTTTTGCATCCAGCTGCGGCTTTTCCAGGCGGATCCAGGCTCAGGGTTTTGGTTTCCATCTCCCAACGCAGCCGAGGATGGGGGTGACCACCGcaggctcccgccgccccccagtTTCAGCTGGGTCCCAGCACACTCGTCCcaaaaaacagagcagagaaccatccacccccaccccctcccttccctttgcCTGATTTATTCATGCCATAAGCTGGTGTTTTTGCGCCGGGCCATTTAGCATTTCATGGGTAATTCATAATTATTAATTATGAAAATCAAGAGCAAACTCATCGCTCTCCAAGCGCCTTCTGCACCGAGCCAGGCAAAGATAAATGACCCGTTCCCTGTAACAAGCCAGGGACGATACTTTACTTTACACGCAGCGGGTTTAACTTCATGTTTCACATCGGAAGGGATTTATTGGACACGGCGGTGGCTAAACACCGTTCTCCAACCTCCAGCGCAATGAGAATAAATTAACTGGTGGCGGTGTAAAACTCGCCCTTAACCGAGTAAATTCCTGAGTTATCACAGAGGGAGGTAAATAGAGGATTTATTCAGCCCAGCTCCAACGCAGCAGAGATGGAGCTGGGCCAGCGTGGGGGCCGGGAGCCCTCGGCAGCCCCGGCTGGTGACGAGCCACATCGTGGGATAACGAGCCCTTAGGAAGGTCGGTGTCGTGCTGGTGGCCGGTGTCGTGATGGTCGCTCGCTGCTACGGCAGGTGAATTAATCCAATGCACGATTATCAGATATACTCGTTGGGAGAGACTGAATGCACGGCGCTGTGCAGTCCCACCCACCCAAAATTGGGGTCCCCATGGCAGGAGGGGTCCCCCAAGCTGCTCCGGGCACAGCAATGGCACCCATGGCACAAGCACCCGCAGCCAGCACAGGCACCACCCGCTCTCCCACCCCCAGGATCCTGGGAGCATCCTGCACACCAAAAGCTTCATTTcttccccccccaaaaagctacagaaatgaaAGAGCCCAAAGCAAACCCAAGAGCAACCTGGGCCGAGCATCCGCAGTCACCGAGGAGCCATTTCCCTTTAGCCGGGACCCTTCTGGCCGCGGCTGAGCGGCAGGCAGACATAAATACTTTATAGAGGGCTAATGCATAATTAATGGCAGGCAGCAGCCTGTGGCAGGCAGGATGCGTGCAGGCAGCGCTCCGAGCCACCGATTTGGAGGCTGGCAGAGCTCCTCTGTCTGCCAGATCGGGCTTCACACGGCGCAGAAACGCTGGGGTCCATCCCGAGCGGCCGTGGGATGCGGGCGAGCGGCCGTGGGCGAGAGCCACAGCCCGGGAAGATGCTTCTCCCGCTGCAGCTCCGCGGGCGCATCCAGCCCCCGCCCTGCGGGTACCCCCCAGGGATGGAGGtggagggcagccctgcccgcgCCTGCCCACTGCGGCTCGGGGGCCTGGCAGTggcggcggctgctgctcctGGTGATATTATTAGGTTAAACGCAGCCTGTGCAATCTGTCACTGGGTTATTAATTAGAGCTCCCCGGGAAAGCTGCCTGCTCGCAGCCCGCGAGAGGAGAAACTGCTGACACCCCCGGCCGCGGTGCCAGAGAGCTGGTGCCCGGcggaggggcagggggggatgTCAGAACACCCTAACCCCtccctggggggacacgggggtcccTCAAGCATCCGGGGTGTCCTCCAAGCATCCGGGAAGCCCCGCTGCTGCAGCCAGGGGGCAGGGGGGTCTGGCCGAGCACCCTTCGAAGCCAGGAGACCCCGAATCGGCATCAGCAGTGAAGGCAAGAGCCGCCCCGTGTCTCTGCCCCCCTATTTCTGGCGAGGGCCAAGCgatggagctgctgcagaggatGCTCTGGCCTCTCTCCATCGCCAGAGCGTGGTACTGCTCCTCCAACGGCAAGTGGGGGTCCCCAGGAGCCAGCGACCCCGGGGCTGAGCTGAGGGGAGCACCAAGGCCAGGCCTACACGACTTCGGCTCTGGACCTCAGAGCCGAAAAGGAACCGCCGTTTGCTAGAAAGGGGCCTCGAGAGTCCCCGCACAACGGCGAAAGGCCGCGCCGGGCATCACCGTGCCCAAAACCAGAGCCAGGGGCGGGGCGAGCACCAGCTTTTGGGTAAGCCTGGCTCATTCCAGCATCCAGGGGGAAAGCGCTGCCTTGCTAAACCCAGGCGGGAGATCAGCTCCGCAACCAGCGGCAGCCACTGGCAGCCCGCGGTCCGGCCCGTCGTCCCGGTGACTCCCGCGGGCGGTCGCGCCAGCCCATTCCAGCCGCAGGAGCAGCGCTTCTGCCTTCCCGGTGATTAATGATTTTACAGCCAAGACCAAGGAGCCACTAATCATCAGCCAATTATGGTAGAGCAGCGCCCGCTTTACCCCCAGCGCCGCTAATTGCCCTGCAACATGATTGTCTCTTTGGTGGCACCCGGTGAGACCCCACCGCCACGCACAGGGCTGCAGCGACGAAGGCCGCCGCACTCATCCTCCGCAGAAGCCCGGCTGGGAACGGCACCCTGAGAAAAATCCCTCGGGATCCCAGGGATTCCTGCGGAATGGGTCGAGGGCTGCGGGGAAAGACGCGCGTGGTTGGGGCTGGCGTGAGCCAAGGTGGGGGGAGCAGCCTGGTGAGCTCGGGGGGCACACGGAGCCGGGCAGCTGCTGCctccaaacccccaaaccccatcatctcccccccccacccgag
This sequence is a window from Strix uralensis isolate ZFMK-TIS-50842 chromosome 38, bStrUra1, whole genome shotgun sequence. Protein-coding genes within it:
- the OLFM2 gene encoding noelin-2 isoform X1; this encodes MTVPLLKIGAVLSTMAMVTNWMSQTLPSLVGLNGTAVSRAGTSEKITLFQSPDEGWQVYTSAQAPDGKCLCTAVIPVQGTCSRDLRSHQLRQLMEKVQNISQSMEVLDLRTYRDLQYVRNTESLMKGLDSRLKVAAESQKSLNAKSFQELKDKMTELLPLMPVLDQYKSDTRLIVHLKEEVRNLSGSLLAIQEEMGAYDYEELQQRVLMLEARLHACMQKLGCGKLTGVSNPITIRASGSRFGSWMTDTMTPSADSRVWYMDGYYKGRRVLEFRTLNDFVTGQNFVQHLLPHPWAGTGHVVFNGSLYYNKYQSNIAVKYHFRSRSVLVQRSLAGAGYNNTFPYSWGGFSDIDFMVDESGLWAVYTTNQNAGNIVVSRVDPQTLEVLRSWDTGYPKRSAGESFMICGTLYVTNSHLAGAKIYFAYYTNTSSYEYTDIPFHNQYSHISMLDYNPRERVLYTWNNGHQVIYNVTLFHVIKTSGEL
- the OLFM2 gene encoding noelin-2 isoform X2; this translates as MSACRSAAARRVPAKGKWLLGDCGCSAQTLFQSPDEGWQVYTSAQAPDGKCLCTAVIPVQGTCSRDLRSHQLRQLMEKVQNISQSMEVLDLRTYRDLQYVRNTESLMKGLDSRLKVAAESQKSLNAKSFQELKDKMTELLPLMPVLDQYKSDTRLIVHLKEEVRNLSGSLLAIQEEMGAYDYEELQQRVLMLEARLHACMQKLGCGKLTGVSNPITIRASGSRFGSWMTDTMTPSADSRVWYMDGYYKGRRVLEFRTLNDFVTGQNFVQHLLPHPWAGTGHVVFNGSLYYNKYQSNIAVKYHFRSRSVLVQRSLAGAGYNNTFPYSWGGFSDIDFMVDESGLWAVYTTNQNAGNIVVSRVDPQTLEVLRSWDTGYPKRSAGESFMICGTLYVTNSHLAGAKIYFAYYTNTSSYEYTDIPFHNQYSHISMLDYNPRERVLYTWNNGHQVIYNVTLFHVIKTSGEL